A single Diceros bicornis minor isolate mBicDic1 chromosome 7, mDicBic1.mat.cur, whole genome shotgun sequence DNA region contains:
- the LOC131407962 gene encoding RNA polymerase II subunit A C-terminal domain phosphatase SSU72 like protein 3-like: MSSSPLRVAVVCMSNMNRSMEAHSILRKKGFRVRSFGTGSHVRLPGSGPNLPMVYDFSTTYKQMYDDLLVRDKQLYTRNGILHILGRNERIKSRPERFQECRDAFDVIFTCEESVYDRVVEDLCAREQETFQPVHVINVDIQDTLEDATLGALLICELCQCLQQADDMEDSLDKLLLAVEEKTGKGFLHTVCFY, translated from the coding sequence ATGTCCTCCTCCCCACTCAGGGTGGCTGTGGTATGTATGAGCAACATGAACAGGAGCATGGAAGCCCACAGCATCCTCAGGAAAAAAGGCTTCAGGGTCCGGTCTTTCGGAACTGGATCTCACGTGAGGCTCCCAGGATCGGGGCCCAATCTTCCCATGGTTTACGATTTCTCAACCACATATAAACAGATGTACGACGACCTTCTCGTGAGAGACAAACAACTCTATACAAGGAATGGAATCTTACACATCCTGGGAAGAAATGAGAGAATCAAGTCTCGGCCAGAAAGATTTCAAGAGTGCAGAGATGCATTCGATGTCATCTTTACGTGTGAGGAGAGCGTCTATGACAGAGTGGTGGAAGACCTGTGTGCCAGAGAGCAGGAGACCTTCCAGCCCGTGCATGTGATCAACGTGGACATCCAAGACACCCTGGAAGACGCCACCCTTGGAGCTCTGCTCATCTGTGAGCTCTGCCAGTGTCTCCAGCAGGCGGACGACATGGAGGACAGTTTGGATAAGCTGCTCCTGGCAGTGGAGGAGAAAACAGGAAAGGGCTTTCTTCACACTGTCTGCTTCTACTGA